One region of Etheostoma spectabile isolate EspeVRDwgs_2016 chromosome 21, UIUC_Espe_1.0, whole genome shotgun sequence genomic DNA includes:
- the LOC116671180 gene encoding ankyrin repeat and SOCS box protein 12, translating into MLQLRTSAEEESSCEISQLRQAVFQNNARLLDEMLCQEVYKKVINCRGGWGIAGTPLHAAVSKGHLSCLQVLLGHGALVDCVDVKAQTPLFAAVRGKYLDCVLALLGAGANPNGNSSNNCSPVLTAAREGNTEILKELLRHGAEVNSRSKVLLWTSSARVSSGPLYLAAVYGHMECFKLLLLYGADPDYNCTDAKLLSSIKQPKTVLEMCLRHGCGVEYIQLLIDFGANVYLPTLIIEKSTKQNEAVELLLRERGNPKALTSQCRLAVRRYLKKIDKIQCIEHLDMPTSLINFLQHKPVPVPVL; encoded by the exons ATGCTCCAACTAAGGACCTCTGCAGAAGAAGAGAGTAGTTGTGAAATTTCCCAGCTCAGACAAGCAGTGTTCCAAAACAATGCCAGACTCCTCGATGAGATGCTCTGCCAAGAAGTTTACAAGAAAGTCATCAACTGCAGAGGGGGCTGGGGCATCGCGGGCACGCCGCTCCACGCCGCCGTGTCCAAAGGCCACCTGAGCTGCCTGCAGGTGCTGCTGGGCCACGGCGCGCTGGTAGACTGCGTGGACGTCAAGGCTCAGACGCCGCTCTTCGCAGCCGTCCGCGGGAAATACCTGGACTGTGTCTTAGCGCTCCTCGGAGCCGGCGCCAACCCCAACGGGAACTCGTCCAACAACTGCTCCCCTGTGCTCACTGCGGCTCGGGAGGGCAACACGGAGATCTTAAAGGAACTGCTCAGACACGGCGCCGAGGTGAACTCCCGCTCCAAAGTCTTGCTGTGGACTTCCAGCGCCAGGGTGTCCAGCGGGCCGCTGTACCTGGCTGCCGTTTACGGACACATGGAGTGTTTCAAACTGCTGCTCCTGTACGGGGCCGACCCCGATTACAACTGCACGGACGCAAAGCTGCTAAGTTCCATCAAGCAGCCCAAAACTGTGTTGGAGATGTGCCTCAGGCACGGCTGTGGCGTGGAGTACATCCAGCTGCTGATCGACTTTGGCGCAAACGTCTACCTCCCGACTCTGATCATCGAGAAGTCCACGAAGCAGAACGAGGCCGTGGAGCTGCTTCTGCGGGAAAGAG GGAATCCAAAGGCCTTGACTTCACAGTGCCGACTCGCCGTCCGAAGATACCTCAAAAAGATCGACAAGATCCAGTGCATCGAGCATCTGGACATGCCAACAAGTCTCATCAACTTCTTGCAACACAAGCCAGTCCCAGTCCCTGTTCTGTAG